A single window of Ovis canadensis isolate MfBH-ARS-UI-01 breed Bighorn chromosome 15, ARS-UI_OviCan_v2, whole genome shotgun sequence DNA harbors:
- the NLRP10 gene encoding LOW QUALITY PROTEIN: NACHT, LRR and PYD domains-containing protein 10 (The sequence of the model RefSeq protein was modified relative to this genomic sequence to represent the inferred CDS: inserted 2 bases in 2 codons; deleted 1 base in 1 codon; substituted 5 bases at 5 genomic stop codons): protein MYGAQEAVKIVLRVSMVVNLLELSHVCRDGELWMGEHVRHLQEIQEGGDNGNHDQLLPVAMPSSGSPDSSPCPSWELELDSVTVGALFDPXEEPFQVPPRVALQGSPGIGEITLAGKMVVDXTTGTLFPGWFGDTICELXSGSLYVALLAEGKLDQLLLXCCRDNQAAVTELLRQLEWLQFILDGYDDLQGPLAKRLKRLRSSLMEDVLHPXIRRTVLPRSSLLITTQTLASWNPEPLLRQPHSDHILRAFSEDKKRSYLSSYFTDEKQVRNALDIVQANDVLYKACQVLGICWXVCSWLXGQVERGREVSEVPSTVPSPYCGVM, encoded by the exons ATGTATGGAGCTCAGGAGGCTGTGAAAATTGTGCTCAGGGTCTCGATGGTTGTGAACCTGTTGGAGCTCAGCCACGTTTGTCGGGATGGCGA ATTATGGATGGGAGAGCATGTGCGCCACCTACAGGAGATTCAAGAAGGGGGCGACAATGGCAACCATGACCAGCTTCTTCCAGTGGCCATGCCCAGCTCAGGGAGCCCAGACTCATCTCCCTGccccagctgggagctggagctggactctgtcACAGTGGGGGCTCTATTTGATCCATAAGAAGAGCCCTTCCAGGTCCCACCCAGAGTGGCGCTACAGGGGTCACCTGGCATAGGAGAGATAACCCTGGCCGGAAAAATGGTGGTGGACTAGACCACTGGCACCCTGTTCCCAGGCTGGTTTGGTGATACCATATGTGAGCTGTAGAGTGGGTCCTTATATGTGGCCCTGCTGGCAGAGGGCAAACTGGACCAGCTCCTCCTCTGATGTTGTAGGGACAATCAAGCAGCTGTCACAGAGCTTCTGAGGCAGCTGGAATGGCTCCAGTTCATCCTAGATGGCTATGATGATCTGCAGGGGCCCTTG GCCAAGAGGTTGAAGAGGCTGAGGTCCAGTCTCATGGAGGACGTGCTGCACCCTTGAATCAGGAGGACGGTACTGCCGAGGTCCTCCCTTCTCATCACCACCCAGACCCTGGCTTCGTGGAATCCAGAGCCCTTGCTGAGACAACCACACTCTGACCACATCCTCAGAGCTTTCTCTGAGGACAAGAAGAGGAGTTATTTAAGCtcatatttcacagatgagaagcaAGTTAGAAATGCCCTTGACATTGTGCAAGCAAATGATGTTCTCTACAAAGCATGTCAGGTTCTAGGAATTTGCT TTGTCTGCTCTTGGC AAGGACAggtagagagaggcagagaggtctCAGaggtgcccagcacagtgcccaGTCCATACTGTGGTGTAATGTGA